TGTCGGGAAAACATTTTTTCAGATCCTGGACAATACCCAATTTTTCTCCGATGGCATCTAACAAATAAGTAGCTCCATAAAAGCAGCGGTTTGTCTCTAAACTGGGCACGGGCCCTCTTTTTCGGGGTGATTCTGCATCAACTGGTTTTTTTCTCCTCCCATCGGTAGGAACTATTTGACCGGTGGCAGTGTCAACTCTGCCAATAAGCGTTCTCCTGGCTCTGGATTGCTGCTTTTCCTTATCCCAATAAGAAATGGATTCGTAGGCATAAGTAATTCCGGAGCGCTTATCTTTTTGATGGATAATGGCTGCCATAATAGCGCCTCCTCGTTACGCCTATTATATAACATAACGATGCAAGATGCAACCTCTATTTTGAATCTTGATGATAACGGACTGTGAATTGTTTATAATCTGAAGATTATGCTTAAATTGTTAAGGTATTTTATTGGCTCGTTATGAGTTTACGGGAATGCAGGTGAGTTTAGCCCAGGGATCTGGATTGCTGCCGTGCAAGAGCGGAGACACTTTACACCGGTCAGCGGGTTTTACCGAAAAACAAGATATCACCGAATGCAATTTCACGCCTTACGGTGCTTAAACTTGAACGACGTGTTGAAGGGTATCAAACCTTCAGTCGGATTCAAGGATGGCCGGAGGTTTTTATATCTCCAGGTTCTCTGAGGGAAATGAGAAGGTTCAAACCGGAACCGGATACGATCTATTATCTTTCTATGGACGACCTGTGGTCGACGATTTCAAGCAGTTGATTGCCACGGCACCTCTTTGAGATCGTATCGTTACGGAGTTGGAGTTTGAACGGAAACAGTTGATGCAGCCAAATCTCATCAAGGTATTTTCTGCTGCTCAGATTATTTTGTTGGACAAAAACTGTCAGCAGGGAATCATCCTGCGGCAATCGTGGTTGTAAATAGTGAACTGCAGCTAACCTGCCGGACTCCTGGTCGGGCAGGTTAGCTGCAGTTCTTTCCGTATGACGGTTATCTTATTCGCTCGTATACCAGTTTGGCACGGTGCACGTGAAATTCTTGTAGTATTGCAGCACAGCTTCTCCCTGCTTTTGCATGACCTGAACCTGTTTCTCTCCAAAAGGGATTGCCCAGGCAATTGAGGAGAGTTGATTGCTGCCGATATAGAAGGCCAGCAGGGGGAAAAATTCAGCCGGCACCTTACCTTGAAAATATCCATCGATGCGGCCGCAGGCAAAGCGGGGACTGACAGCGACACACCAGGTGATGCGGTTAAATTCTTCATAAGGATCGCCGTAATCCAAACGATTGAAGTCGATGATGCCGATCTGATGCGCGGGCGTGATAATCAGGTTGCCGCAGTGGTAATCTCCATGCAGGAAACACTGCGGACGATTTGTCAATAGCTGAAAATTGTGCGTAAGGTAGTCGATAATTGCTGCGCCGCCGCGGAGTTTGACGGGACTATTGTTATAAATTTCCAGTCTGGTTTCGGTTTTGCGCTGAAAGTGTTGCTGCCAGGGAGGTTGGCCGGCAGGTGCCGGGATGCTGTGCAAGGCCGCCAGGGCTTCTCCGGCTTGCCAACCCAACTGATATTGTTCATTTTCGCTGAAAAGCGGCAGCCTGCTTTCCGCATCACTGCCTTCCAGCCAAGTCAATAAGGTATAGGGTCTGCCGTCTCCCAGCAGGCCAAAATCAAGCGGTCGGCTCATCCGAATGCGCAGATGTTGCATCGCCCTGAGCGCCTGATAATCCTTTTCTTTTGCTTCCTTTTCTGCCGCCGGTGAAATACGCAGCAGCATTTTCGTATGTTCTTTGGTTGTGACGACAAATTTCTGATCACGCGACCAACCCTTCTGCAAAGGCGTCAGAGCAAGCCAAGCGTCGGAGCCGGGAATGTCCGATAGGAATTTCTGCATGATCTGCCTCCTAGTGCGGTTCAATCCGACGCAGGATCGTGACCTGCATCTCGGTGTGGCTGACCGGATCATAGGTAATCTGCAGCAGGTAGCCGTAGCCCGGCTGCGGCTGCCATTGACCGTAATTTTGCTGACCGGGAAACCAGCGCAGCAACAGGCTGGCAATGATGCCGCCATGCGTTACCAGAAGCGCCGTTTTCGTTCCGGCAGCAGCGCAGGCTGCGGCAATCTGCTGCATCCCCCGCAAAGCACGCCGCATAAACTGCG
The sequence above is a segment of the Negativicutes bacterium genome. Coding sequences within it:
- a CDS encoding transposase, with protein sequence MAAIIHQKDKRSGITYAYESISYWDKEKQQSRARRTLIGRVDTATGQIVPTDGRRKKPVDAESPRKRGPVPSLETNRCFYGATYLLDAIGEKLGIVQDLKKCFPD
- a CDS encoding phosphotransferase produces the protein MQKFLSDIPGSDAWLALTPLQKGWSRDQKFVVTTKEHTKMLLRISPAAEKEAKEKDYQALRAMQHLRIRMSRPLDFGLLGDGRPYTLLTWLEGSDAESRLPLFSENEQYQLGWQAGEALAALHSIPAPAGQPPWQQHFQRKTETRLEIYNNSPVKLRGGAAIIDYLTHNFQLLTNRPQCFLHGDYHCGNLIITPAHQIGIIDFNRLDYGDPYEEFNRITWCVAVSPRFACGRIDGYFQGKVPAEFFPLLAFYIGSNQLSSIAWAIPFGEKQVQVMQKQGEAVLQYYKNFTCTVPNWYTSE